Part of the Betta splendens chromosome 17, fBetSpl5.4, whole genome shotgun sequence genome, TACCCCATGACGTCACCTTTTAATCAATGCTTAAACCCAGAATTGggttaataatattataataataattggtTAAAAAATAGCATAATTTTTACCAACCATACCAATTCAATGTTTAGTTTATGTTTAATGACAATGTTTAATTCAAATTCAATgcttcaaccaaatagaagattttcagtctctctcttttttcttttacagttttaaaGCACGTATGTGAATTGCCTCAAACTCATTCTTCAGAGTTCATCGGcctcctgccttagattttttacCAAATTCCTTTCCACGCTGCCACGTTCTGTTTGAAGACTCAATCAATTTTGgtgagaaaaacaaatacagttaCTTGCTACTGTACAGTTAAGATTCATGACTTAGACTTTGCTTCGAGATTTGTGATGGATATGATGCATCCGGACACATTCAGAATAAACCACGTCCCTACAGGCTGTAACATCATATGCTATGCTAAATGACCAACAGCTAGTGTTCTAAACGTCACAAACGATCAAATATTGAGTAATGTCCATGTTACAGTATGCAAATATGTTTGTCAAAAGAGTCTCCGCTGTGATACACAGATGACAGAGCACCACCTATTGGCAAAAAcgagaaccacacacacagcactcaaccaaaaaaacaatgttttgtaCAATGCATGTTATTGGCAGTTTGTCTAAAGGAAAAGTTAAAAATAGACACTGGACATTACAAAACTTAATACACGGGGAACTCATgacaaataatttattattggGCAATTAGAAAAAGACAATGCACTACTTAAACATAACTTTCACTAAAATGCTGCTGTCCTGTTTATGAGCTTTTGCACCGTCCCACACAAAACTGTTCTCATGTGACCTCACGTGGTTCAACAAGGCTTTACCACCTGTAAAACCTTCACCACATGCTTCACAGGAATAGGGCTTTCACCCGTGTGCACCATCATGTGTTGCTTCAAAGTCCTGGAATCAAAGAAGCTTTGGCCGCAGACGTTAAAGAGCAACGgtctctcacctgtgtgaacgtTTCTCGTGTGGACTGTCAAGCTGGTGCTACTTCTGTAGTGTTTCCCACATCTTTTGCATGCatatggcttctcacctgtgtggctCCTTAGATGAACTCCCAGTTGTGACTGTTGCCTAAACCGTTTCCCGCAGATTTTACATgggaatggcttctcacctgtgtgaatcctTATATGAGCTTCCAAATGGGGTTTTTGTTTATATCGTTTCCCGCAggttttgcagaggaatggcttctcacctgtgtggatcCTCACGTGTGTTTTTAACGCTGATGAACAAAGAAATTCCTTTCCACACGTGTTACATATCAAATGTTGCTTCGTGTGGGTTTTCACATGGGTCTGTAATGCACCTTTACCCTTAAAGGTTCTACCACAAG contains:
- the LOC129602901 gene encoding oocyte zinc finger protein XlCOF20-like, which gives rise to MSSVQHLKEFISQRLTAAAVEIFGAFEQTIVEYEEELDRQRRLLDAVLRPEIKLHRIETPDIPDVCEEDRQISHHVKKTSQDEDDPNPLQIKEEHEEPRTSEEEEALVLKQETDNVMSSAYEDNAAEANGDSQLLSHSSLVTLDVDNSSMSKTHTDKIIFMCTTCGRTFKGKGALQTHVKTHTKQHLICNTCGKEFLCSSALKTHVRIHTGEKPFLCKTCGKRYKQKPHLEAHIRIHTGEKPFPCKICGKRFRQQSQLGVHLRSHTGEKPYACKRCGKHYRSSTSLTVHTRNVHTGERPLLFNVCGQSFFDSRTLKQHMMVHTGESPIPVKHVVKVLQVVKPC